The Drosophila biarmipes strain raj3 chromosome 2L, RU_DBia_V1.1, whole genome shotgun sequence genome has a window encoding:
- the LOC108033345 gene encoding embryonic polarity protein dorsal isoform X1 has protein sequence MFEEEAFGDLQEIINASMELNGGANGGGRVGGAGGGAAQHILSQSTSLPVMPSHLPLHLQNQNINQNLPQPSAKSGPYLRIVEEPTNHIIRFRYKCEGRTAGSIPGMNSSSETGKTFPTIEVCNYDGPVVIVVSCVTSDEPYRQHPHWLVSKEEADACKSGIYQKKLPPEERRLVLQKVGIQCAKKLEMRESLLEREKRNVDPFNAKFDHKDQVDKINRYELRLCYQAFITVGNSKVPLDPIVSSPIYGKSNELTITRLCSCSAQVTGGNEIIMLCEKIAKDDIEVRFYETDRDGRETWFANAEFQPTDVFKQMAIAFKTPRYKNTEITQSVNVELKLVRPSDGATSAPLQFEYYPNPGTVTFARLQRKLKRRQELDVFQQILSLDSETTATKYSCPPMDLEEDNNTVSSDDQQSSGTLNEFEIAVKKLQMRQRGESHEMDGGTVTEYTDNDNEPDMEIELEVPQLLPQLADDCTQTSTPMDEILQHPQLQSRPLTNVDKITEWMKSSEFERTDSLTVENGDTQSLSNSTAQTAFTNVSSLTANTTITNQLEEEAQGLLANGSRRNTLENPAVKELPENEKEPEMVSASAQASVDIDENFDETATYTSLQIAFNNPIHIGLPRENIQSVQVYPPTNPFGQLDDDELVVLTNPPAPKIKVNAAQTPATPPHSPPLPLPPRTPSPVSDHRLPPLPPKPQRNSQDLSIVSDSISVSRSRNGSLSSNRTTPSPIIIMRTPDQSPTKRQPTPSASPKKRQGFFSRFFSRRRSRADDEESQAPGGSPNKQPPSGSKATTPTGSREPSVAHFSLGDPNRSSTRSMQPLGRSEGRNGKPVGRSSSSVSGKRPAHLDADVIHIPLKGGDSENSLLRPESYSTASTLSYGRPLDRKTLSTLQLADIPISDGNMELIAIADRQSIKNLCEGAYGVILDPSVDLSEAEHFALYTSKSPEPPFGGEGENGAAGGAAAGVVDTTDFLSADEIARRLAEANGLE, from the exons ATGTTTGAGGAGGAGGCTTTTGGCGATTTAC AGGAAATTATCAATGCCAGCATGGAGTTGAACGGTGGCGCCAACGGAGGAGGCAGGGTGGGAGGAGCTGGCGGGGGTGCTGCACAGCACATATTATCGCAATCGACTTCCTTGCCGGTGATGCCCTCCCACCTGCCACTTCACCTGCAGAACCAGAATATCAATCAGAATCTGCCCCAGCCAAGTGCCAAGAGTGGACCGTACCTGCGTATCGTGGAGGAGCCCACGAACCACATAATCCGATTCCGCTATAAGTGCGAGGGCCGCACCGCCGGTTCCATTCCGGGCATGAACTCCAGTTCGGAGACGGGCAAAACCTTTCCCACCATCGAGGTCTGCAACTACGACGGCCCAGTCGTCATCGTGGTGTCCTGTGTGACCAGTGACGAGCCCTATCGGCAGCATCCTCACTGGCTGGTCAGCAAGGAGGAGGCGGACGCCTGCAAGTCGGGCATCTACCAGAAGAAATTGCCACCAGAGGAGCGACGACTGGTGCTCCAGAAAGTGGGCATTCAGTGCGCCAAGAAGCTGGAGATGCGCGAGTCGCTGCTGGAACGAGAGAAAAGGAACGTCGATCCCTTCAACG CCAAATTCGATCACAAAGACCAGGTCGACAAGATCAACCGGTACGAGTTGCGCCTTTGCTACCAGGCCTTCATCACGGTGGGCAATTCCAAAGTGCCCCTGGACCCCATCGTGTCCTCTCCGATTTACGGCAAGAGCAACGAGCTGACCATCACCCGGCTGTGCAGCTGCTCGGCCCAGGTGACCGGCGGAAACGAGATCATCATGCTGTGCGAAAAGATCGCCAAGGACGACATCGAGGTGCGGTTCTACGAGACGGACAGGGACGGACGCGAGACGTGGTTTGCCAACGCGGAGTTCCAGCCCACGGACGTGTTCAAGCAGATGGCCATCGCCTTCAAGACGCCTCGCTACAAGAACACCGAGATCACGCAAAGTGTCAAT GTGGAGCTGAAGCTGGTGCGACCCTCGGATGGAGCGACGAGTGCCCCGCTGCAGTTCGAGTACTACCCGAATCCAGGTACGGTAACCTTTGCCCGGCTGCAGCGAAAGCTGAAGCGCCGCCAGGAGCTGGACGTCTTCCAGCAGATCCTTTCCCTTGACAGCGAAACCACCGCCACGAAATACTCGTGTCCACCGATGGATCTTGAGGAGGACAACAACACGGTGTCATCCGACGATCAGCAGAGTTCGGGAACCCTCAATGAGTTCGAGATAGCGGTTAAGAAGCTGCAAATGCGGCAGCGGGGTGAGTCGCACGAAATGGACGGAGGCACGGTCACCGAGTACACGGATAACGATAACGAGCCGGACATGGAAATCGAGCTGGAAGTGCCTCAACTGCTGCCCCAGTTGGCGGACGACTGCACCCAGACATCCACGCCCATGGATGAGATCCTGCAGCATCCTCAGCTGCAGTCGCGTCCCCTGACCAATGTGGACAAAATCACCGAGTGGATGAAGAGCAGCGAGTTCGAGAGAACCGACAGCTTGACCGTGGAGAACGGGGACACCCAATCCCTTTCGAATAGCACGGCCCAAACGGCTTTCACAAATGTCAGCAGCCTGACGGCCAATACGACCATAACGAAccagctggaggaggaggcccAGGGTCTTCTGGCCAATGGCTCTCGCAGGAACACCCTCGAAAATCCCGCCGTAAAGGAGCTGCCGGAAAACGAAAAGGAACCGGAAATGGTTTCAGCCAGTGCTCAGGCCTCAGTGGATATAGATGAGAACTTCGACGAGACAGCCACTTATACGAGTCTGCAGATAGCCTTTAATAATCCCATACACATAGGGCTGCCCAGGGAGAACATACAGTCTGTCCAGGTTTATCCACCCACCAATCCGTTTGGCCAGTTAGATGATGACGAGCTGGTGGTACTGACCAATCCGCCAGCTCCCAAGATAAAAGTGAATGCTGCTCAGaccccggccacgcccccccaTTCACCGCCCCTGCCGTTGCCACCCCGAACTCCCTCCCCCGTTTCGGACCACAGATTGCCTCCCCTGCCACCGAAACCGCAAAGGAACTCCCAAGATCTGAGTATTGTCAGTGATTCCATCTCAGTTAGCCGCTCGAGAAACGGCAGCTTGAGCTCCAATAGAACCACTCCGTCTCCCATCATTATAATGCGAACTCCCGACCAAAGTCCCACCAAAAGGCAACCCACCCCCAGCGCTTCGCCCAAGAAGCGCCAGGGATTCTTTTCGAGATTCTTCTCGCGCCGACGGAGTAGGGCGGACGACGAGGAGTCCCAGGCACCCGGTGGCAGTCCCAATAAACAGCCACCAAGTGGATCCAAGGCCACCACACCCACCGGCAGTAGGGAGCCCAGTGTGGCACACTTTTCACTAGGAGATCCCAATCGCAGCTCCACGCGGTCCATGCAGCCGCTGGGAAGAAGCGAGGGTAGAAATGGCAAGCCAGTAGGTCGGAGTTCAAGTAGTGTATCGGGGAAAAGACCCGCCCACCTGGATGCGGATGTCATTCACATCCCACTGAAAGGAGGCGATAGCGAGAACAGTTTGCTTCGACCGGAGAGCTACTCCACTGCCAGTACCCTGAGCTACGGACGACCGCTGGACAGGAAGACCCTGAGCACCCTGCAACTGGCCGATATTCCCATAAGTGATGGCAACATGGAGTTGATAGCCATCGCCGACAGGCAGAGCATCAAGAATCTGTGCGAGGGAGCCTACGGAGTGATCTTGGACCCCAGTGTGGATCTCTCCGAGGCGGAACACTTTGCGCTGTACACCAGCAAGAGTCCGGAGCCGCCGTTTGGGGGAGAGGGCGAAAatggagcagcaggaggtgCGGCAGCGGGCGTAGTGGATACCACGGATTTCCTCAGTGCGGATGAAATAGCTCGGCGGTTGGCGGAGGCAAACGGCTTGGAGTAG
- the LOC108033346 gene encoding coiled-coil domain-containing protein 102A — protein MLPKSPRIRQGKQTSLSSIPQKGSPRALYSKSLISVQAKKRHIFGQRNLKKENVFADKENNKKLLNKIPRAVLLTPSSSDNSLTTTVSSNGQPSYTVMPKTSLLREPSSLTPYLSLNRQQTSTLINFRVRKSLSQMDFKEARRTGSYQLMSRVSSPKKAVQKLAQNEAGTSSLEGKMTQLVLQDNALIEGQLSFVVGPDQDARVASLRIFNTIMLHAWRRRREEVRQLSDQVEDYKKSFVKNRNQLHVYNSLFSVEKRRNETLNDQLRQSYRENAQTKLSYEELSLMLVQIRTEKEKLSEELAIKDRDIGNLQEMQQSLRSELFQVNSQQREQLKQLTSLQRDYQESQSAQDELVRQLDLLQIDLALKRDFIDQLRENMAKLEDLKKVSDKQYSKLLEQTLKMERSLEEKEEQLVTLQNCLSATLGQRIRQCFAQSQAYQHATYRMLHFVAHYMLPGTPPPTPSLPGAVTRLKGFFSRGSENRVQEVDHFTDLERVVNDQGQKQENLL, from the exons ATGTTGCCCAAAAGTCCGCGCATTCGTCAAGGAAAACAAACTAGCTTGAGTTCCATTCCTCAAAAGGGATCGCCCAGAGCGCTCTACTCCAAGTCACTTATTTCCGTACAGGCGAAGAAACGCCACATTTTCGGGCAGCGAAACCTGAAGAAGGAGAATGT CTTCGCAGACAAGGAGAACAACAAAAAGCTGCTGAACAAAATACCCAGGGCTGTGCTACTGACACCCTCCTCTTCCGATAACTCGTTGACCACCACGGTTTCTAGTAATGGCCAACCCAGCTACACGGTTATGCCAAAGACCAGTCTTCTGCGGGAGCCCTCCTCCTTGACCCCCTACTTGAGCCTAAATCGTCAACAGACATCGACTTTGATTAACTTCCGGGTGCGCAAATCGCTTTCCCAAATGGACTTTAAAGAGGCTCGTCGCACAGGCAGCTATCAGCTGATGAGCCGTGTTTCCTCGCCAAAGAAAGCAGTCCAGAAGCTGGCCCAGAATGAGGCTGGGACCTCCAGCTTGGAGGGCAAGATGACCCAGTTGGTGCTGCAGGACAACGCTCTGATTGAGGGTCAGTTGAGCTTTGTGGTTGGTCCGGATCAGGATGCCCGGGTGGCCAGCTTAAGGATCTTTAACACCATTATGCTGCACGCTTGGCGCCGGAGACGTGAGGAGGTTCGTCAACTCAGTGACCAGGTGGAGGACTACAAGAAAAGT TTCGTGAAGAATCGCAACCAGTTGCATGTCTACAATTCGCTGTTTTCCGTGGAGAAGCGTCGCAATGAAACCTTGAATGATCAGCTAAGGCAATCTTATCGTGAGAATGCCCAGACGAAGCTCTCTTACGAGGAACTGAGTCTTATGCTGGTGCAGATTAGGACTGAGAAAGAGAAACTGTCCGAGGAGCTGGCCATCAAGGACCGGGATATCGGGAACCTGCAGGAGATGCAGCAGTCCCTAAGATCGGAGCTCTTCCAGGTGAATAGCCAGCAGCGGGAGCAACTGAAGCAGTTGACCAGTCTGCAACGCGATTACCAGGAGAGCCAGTCTGCACAGGATGAACTGGTCCGCCAGCTGGATCTCCTACAAATCGACTTGGCCCTTAAGCGAGATTTCATCGACCAGCTGCGCGAAAATATGGCCAAACTAGAGGATCTCAAGAAGGTATCCGATAAGCAGTACAG CAAACTGCTCGAGCAAACTCTCAAGATGGAGCGTTCCCTGGAGGAGAAAGAGGAGCAGCTGGTCACCCTCCAGAACTGCTTGTCCGCCACCTTGGGTCAGAGGATCCGCCAGTGCTTCGCCCAGAGCCAGGCCTACCAGCATGCCACCTATCGCATGCTGCACTTCGTGGCCCACTATATGCTACCGGGCACTCCGCCACCGACACCTTCGCTTCCAGGAGCGGTTACCAGACTGAAGGGATTCTTTTCCCGGGGCTCAGAAAATCGTGTTCAGGAGGTCGATCATTTTACCGATCTGGAAAGGGTAGTTAACGATCAAGGCCAAAAGCAAGAAAATCTCTTATAA